One genomic window of Bradyrhizobium sp. B124 includes the following:
- a CDS encoding aldo/keto reductase — protein MDNLQTQGISLPQLGLGTFRMQGDACRAAVESALGLGYRHIDTAEMYGNEEAIGAAIADAKVARKDLHVTTKVWHENLAPDAIRRAFDTSLKKLRLDHVDLYLVHWPSRNMKLPAVFETLMQLKQEGRTRAIGVANFTTALLKTVVEDIKAPIACNQIEYHAMLDQTPVRKYLAAKSIPLVAYCPLAQGRFATDETLGKIGSKHDATAAQVALKWLLDQEGVAAIPKASRAESQKANLDAPKVKLDDDDRKAIAALRKDMRCVNPGFAPAWD, from the coding sequence ATGGACAATCTGCAGACACAGGGCATCAGCCTGCCGCAGCTCGGGCTCGGCACCTTCCGCATGCAGGGCGATGCCTGCCGCGCGGCGGTCGAGAGCGCGCTCGGGCTCGGTTACCGCCATATCGACACCGCCGAGATGTACGGCAATGAGGAGGCGATCGGGGCCGCGATCGCGGACGCGAAGGTCGCGCGCAAGGACCTGCATGTGACCACCAAGGTCTGGCACGAGAACCTGGCGCCGGATGCGATCCGGAGAGCGTTCGACACCAGCCTGAAGAAGCTGCGTCTCGACCACGTCGACCTCTATCTGGTGCATTGGCCGTCGCGGAACATGAAGCTGCCGGCTGTCTTCGAGACGCTGATGCAGCTGAAGCAGGAGGGCCGCACCCGCGCGATCGGTGTCGCCAATTTCACCACCGCACTGCTCAAGACCGTTGTCGAGGACATCAAGGCGCCGATCGCCTGCAACCAGATCGAATATCACGCGATGCTGGACCAGACGCCGGTGCGCAAATATCTCGCCGCGAAGTCGATCCCGCTGGTGGCCTATTGTCCGCTCGCCCAGGGTCGTTTCGCAACCGACGAGACGCTGGGGAAAATCGGCAGCAAGCATGATGCGACCGCAGCGCAGGTGGCGCTGAAATGGCTGCTCGACCAGGAGGGCGTCGCGGCCATACCGAAGGCCTCGCGCGCAGAAAGCCAGAAGGCCAATCTCGACGCGCCGAAGGTCAAGCTCGACGACGACGACCGCAAGGCGATCGCTGCGCTGCGCAAGGACATGCGCTGCGTCAATCCGGGCTTTGCTCCGGCGTGGGACTGA
- a CDS encoding alkaline phosphatase D family protein has protein sequence MPTAISARGRGLTRRQLLVRSASTAALAGLGALARPYLSRAADRPAIAGIQSGDVASDSAVIWARADRAARMQIECAGVESFATILRTASADALPERDFTAKLLLDGLPPGQDLFYRVRFEDRDGIAGESRIGHFRTAPVDRRSISFVWSGDVVGQGWGIDPARGGLRSYRTMLNERPDFFIHSGDHIYADCTVPPQQTLPNGEIWRNIVTEEKSVVAHSLEQFRGNYKYNWLDENFRAFHAEVPMFAQWDDHEVADDWSPIGTADATGYDTDGTSRLVARARRAFHEFMPMRLMPERDGRVYRKIPYGPLLDVFIIDMRSYRDSSWNKQGDPDQAFILGQSQLAWLKRELVASDAVWKVIAADLPIGLVSLDAVALGDGPPERREHEIADLLSFMKRAGIRNTVWLTADMHYTAAHHYDPNRAVFQEFEPFWEFVSGPLHAGTWSPGELDNTFGPKAMYQKGCSAEQGDNLAPCFGLQFFGRVDIDGKTGVMRVTLKDVDNHDLWSVDIEPRPDARPGQIMAQHI, from the coding sequence ATGCCGACAGCGATCTCCGCGAGGGGGCGAGGCCTCACAAGGCGTCAGCTTCTGGTGCGCTCGGCGTCCACGGCCGCGCTGGCAGGATTGGGCGCGCTGGCAAGGCCCTACCTGAGCCGCGCCGCGGATCGTCCCGCGATCGCGGGCATCCAGTCCGGCGACGTCGCCAGCGATTCCGCTGTCATCTGGGCCCGCGCCGATCGCGCCGCGCGCATGCAGATCGAATGCGCAGGGGTCGAGAGCTTCGCCACCATCCTGCGCACGGCGTCCGCCGATGCGCTGCCCGAGCGCGACTTCACCGCCAAGCTGCTGCTCGATGGCCTGCCGCCGGGACAGGACCTGTTCTATCGGGTCCGCTTCGAGGATCGTGACGGCATCGCCGGCGAAAGCCGCATTGGGCACTTCCGCACCGCGCCGGTCGACCGCCGCTCGATCTCCTTCGTCTGGTCCGGTGACGTGGTCGGGCAGGGCTGGGGCATCGACCCCGCGCGCGGCGGCCTGCGCAGTTATCGCACCATGCTGAACGAGCGCCCGGATTTCTTCATCCATTCCGGCGATCACATCTATGCCGATTGCACGGTGCCGCCGCAGCAGACCCTGCCCAACGGCGAGATCTGGCGTAACATCGTCACCGAGGAGAAATCGGTGGTCGCGCACAGCCTCGAACAGTTTCGCGGCAACTACAAATACAACTGGCTCGACGAGAATTTCCGCGCCTTCCATGCCGAGGTGCCGATGTTCGCGCAGTGGGACGACCATGAGGTGGCCGACGACTGGTCGCCAATCGGCACCGCCGATGCGACCGGTTACGACACGGACGGCACCTCGCGCCTGGTGGCACGGGCGCGCCGCGCCTTCCACGAATTCATGCCGATGCGGCTGATGCCGGAGCGCGACGGCCGGGTCTATCGCAAGATCCCCTACGGGCCGCTGCTCGACGTCTTCATCATCGACATGCGCTCCTATCGCGATTCCAGCTGGAACAAGCAGGGCGACCCGGACCAGGCATTCATCCTCGGCCAAAGCCAACTCGCCTGGCTGAAGCGGGAGCTGGTGGCATCAGATGCCGTCTGGAAGGTGATCGCCGCGGATCTGCCGATCGGCCTCGTCAGCCTGGACGCCGTCGCGCTCGGCGACGGGCCGCCGGAGCGGCGCGAGCACGAGATCGCCGATCTCTTGTCCTTCATGAAGCGCGCCGGCATTCGCAATACGGTCTGGCTCACCGCCGACATGCACTACACCGCCGCGCATCATTATGATCCGAACCGCGCCGTGTTTCAGGAGTTCGAGCCGTTCTGGGAATTCGTCTCCGGCCCGCTGCATGCCGGCACCTGGTCGCCGGGCGAGCTCGACAACACCTTTGGCCCGAAGGCGATGTACCAGAAGGGCTGCTCGGCCGAGCAGGGCGACAATCTCGCGCCGTGTTTCGGCCTGCAATTCTTCGGCCGCGTCGACATCGACGGCAAGACCGGCGTGATGAGAGTGACGCTGAAGGACGTCGACAACCACGATCTCTGGTCGGTCGACATCGAGCCCCGGCCGGATGCGCGGCCCGGCCAGATCATGGCGCAACATATCTAG
- a CDS encoding carboxymuconolactone decarboxylase family protein, whose protein sequence is MARLPYLEADQVAPEYRDMLKRNTNLHKLLVNSPDMARAFNGIGGYIRFKSKLDPRLRELAILQVGWLEKSEYEFTHHVKIGKEFGVTDEDIQGLIGETEGKPSKLEPLAKAVLKGAREMVRELAMSEATFAEIKQHLSDEHMTDLVLTIAFYCAVVRVLATMQIDNEPTYKEVLQQYPIPGVK, encoded by the coding sequence ATGGCCCGCCTGCCCTATCTCGAAGCCGACCAGGTGGCCCCCGAATATCGCGACATGCTCAAGCGCAACACCAATCTGCACAAGCTGCTGGTGAACTCGCCGGACATGGCGCGCGCCTTCAACGGCATCGGCGGCTACATCCGCTTCAAGAGCAAGCTCGACCCGCGGCTGCGCGAGCTTGCGATCCTGCAGGTCGGCTGGCTCGAGAAGTCGGAATACGAATTCACCCATCATGTGAAGATCGGCAAGGAGTTCGGCGTCACCGACGAGGACATCCAGGGCCTGATCGGCGAGACCGAGGGCAAGCCGTCCAAACTCGAGCCGCTGGCAAAGGCGGTCCTCAAGGGCGCCCGCGAGATGGTGCGCGAGCTCGCGATGTCGGAGGCGACCTTCGCCGAGATCAAGCAGCATCTCTCCGACGAGCACATGACCGACCTGGTGCTGACCATCGCGTTCTACTGCGCCGTGGTGCGCGTGCTCGCCACCATGCAGATCGACAATGAGCCAACCTACAAAGAGGTACTGCAGCAGTACCCGATCCCGGGAGTGAAGTGA
- a CDS encoding amidohydrolase/deacetylase family metallohydrolase: MGEFSRRDFLKGTGSAAAAVIAGPAAAAMGPDDKFDLVIKNGDVIDPSQSLRGKRDIGIRWGLIEAIEDEIPAARAAKTIDASGKLVMPGLVDLHCHVYPYGSAIGIPADELVQFQGTTTVVSAGDAGVNNLAALRRFIVAQSRARIYAFVHIANNGLSAFPVAELYNIDNAQVEACAMALAENPDFLIGVKVRMSENVIFKHGVEPLKRGIQACEMCGWPARMMVHIGGVETRELMSDILDLLRPGDILTHAYSGAPNMSGAFTNIVQDGKLLPAALAAKQRGVLFDVGHGGGSFDFTVAEIAIPAGCTPDTISSDIHVFSGNSPGIPFLPNVMSKFLAMGSSLEQVVAMATSVPARIINKTPKIGTLQRGAPGDVAIMDLIEGPVSFVDTRNNKRDGNLQLKPVQTVVNGVPFGRPYQAPFSVR, from the coding sequence GTGGGTGAATTTTCACGCCGGGATTTTTTGAAAGGTACGGGATCGGCCGCTGCTGCTGTCATCGCAGGGCCCGCCGCTGCGGCGATGGGGCCGGACGACAAATTCGACCTCGTGATCAAGAACGGCGATGTGATCGATCCCAGCCAGTCGCTGCGCGGCAAGCGCGACATCGGTATCCGCTGGGGTCTGATCGAGGCGATCGAAGACGAGATCCCGGCCGCGCGCGCCGCCAAGACCATCGACGCATCGGGCAAGCTCGTGATGCCGGGCCTCGTCGATCTGCACTGCCACGTCTACCCTTACGGCTCGGCGATCGGCATTCCCGCCGACGAGCTGGTGCAGTTCCAGGGCACCACGACCGTCGTTTCGGCCGGCGATGCCGGCGTCAACAATCTCGCGGCGCTGCGGCGCTTCATCGTGGCGCAGTCGCGGGCGCGGATCTACGCCTTCGTCCATATCGCCAACAACGGCCTGTCGGCCTTCCCGGTGGCCGAGCTCTACAACATCGACAACGCCCAGGTCGAAGCCTGCGCGATGGCGCTCGCCGAGAACCCTGACTTCCTGATCGGGGTCAAGGTGCGGATGTCGGAAAACGTCATCTTCAAGCACGGCGTCGAGCCGCTGAAGCGCGGTATCCAGGCCTGCGAGATGTGCGGCTGGCCGGCGCGGATGATGGTGCATATCGGCGGCGTCGAGACCAGGGAGTTGATGTCCGACATCCTCGACCTGCTGCGGCCGGGCGATATCCTCACCCACGCCTATTCCGGCGCGCCGAACATGTCCGGCGCCTTCACCAACATCGTGCAGGACGGCAAGCTGTTGCCGGCGGCGCTCGCGGCCAAGCAGCGCGGCGTGCTGTTCGACGTCGGCCATGGCGGCGGCAGCTTCGATTTCACGGTGGCCGAGATCGCGATCCCTGCCGGCTGCACGCCCGACACGATCTCCTCCGACATCCACGTGTTCTCGGGCAATTCGCCCGGCATCCCGTTCCTGCCCAACGTGATGAGCAAGTTCCTGGCGATGGGCTCCTCGCTGGAGCAGGTGGTGGCGATGGCGACCTCGGTGCCGGCGCGGATCATCAACAAGACCCCGAAAATCGGCACGCTGCAGCGCGGCGCGCCCGGCGATGTCGCGATCATGGACCTCATCGAAGGCCCGGTCTCCTTCGTCGACACCCGCAACAACAAGCGCGACGGCAATCTGCAACTGAAGCCGGTGCAGACCGTGGTCAACGGCGTGCCGTTCGGCCGGCCCTATCAGGCGCCGTTTTCGGTACGATAG
- a CDS encoding SDR family NAD(P)-dependent oxidoreductase: protein MRLQDRVAIVVGAGQSPGEGIGNGRATALTFAREGAKVLCVDHNLASAQETVDLIAAKGGIAVAFKADVTKNADIKAMVADAHGRWGSVDILHNNVGVSLSGGDAELLDITEEAFDRCVAINLKSCILAAKHVIPIMRQQQRGSIINISSMAAITTYPYVAYKATKSAMIAFTEQLAYQNAQYGIRANVILPGLMNTPMAVDTRAREFKKSRAEVEAERDSKVPLRHKMGTGWDVANAALFLASDEANFVTGVTLPVDGGASVRRG, encoded by the coding sequence ATGCGCCTGCAAGATCGCGTCGCCATCGTCGTCGGCGCCGGCCAGAGCCCCGGCGAGGGCATCGGCAACGGCCGCGCCACCGCGCTGACCTTCGCGCGCGAAGGCGCCAAGGTGCTGTGCGTCGATCACAATCTGGCGTCGGCGCAGGAAACCGTCGACCTGATCGCGGCCAAGGGCGGCATTGCGGTTGCCTTCAAGGCCGACGTCACCAAAAATGCCGACATCAAGGCGATGGTGGCGGATGCGCATGGCCGCTGGGGCAGCGTCGACATCCTGCACAACAATGTCGGCGTCAGCCTCTCCGGCGGCGATGCCGAGCTGCTCGACATTACCGAGGAGGCGTTCGACCGCTGCGTGGCGATCAACCTGAAGAGCTGCATCCTCGCCGCCAAGCATGTGATCCCGATCATGCGCCAGCAGCAGCGCGGCTCGATCATCAACATCTCGTCGATGGCCGCGATCACGACCTATCCATACGTCGCCTACAAGGCGACCAAGTCAGCGATGATCGCCTTCACCGAACAGCTCGCCTACCAGAATGCGCAATATGGCATTCGCGCCAACGTGATCCTGCCGGGATTGATGAACACGCCGATGGCGGTGGACACGCGCGCACGCGAATTCAAGAAGAGCCGCGCCGAGGTCGAGGCTGAACGTGACAGCAAGGTGCCGCTGCGCCACAAGATGGGCACCGGCTGGGACGTCGCCAATGCTGCGCTGTTCCTCGCCTCGGATGAGGCGAATTTCGTCACCGGTGTGACGTTGCCGGTCGATGGCGGCGCCAGCGTGCGGCGCGGTTAA
- a CDS encoding indolepyruvate ferredoxin oxidoreductase family protein: MALMEVGLDDKYRLDTKRIFLSGTQALVRLPMLQRERDRAHGLNTAGFISGYRGSPLGMYDHALWRAKSFLKEHDIAFIPGLNEDLAATAVWGSQQVGMFPGAKVDGVFGIWYGKGPGVDRSLDALKHANSAGTSPNGGVIALAGDDHGCQSSTLAHQSEQVFASALMPVVNPATLQDYLDLGILGFALSRYSGCWVGFKAISETVESSASIVSDPDRIKIIMPDDFEMPPGGLSIRWPDPPLEAERRLHGPKMEAVAAFARANRFDRIVLDSKPARLGIMATGKAYLDLRQALADLGITDAEAQALGLRIYKVALTWPLEARGARDFAEGLQDVLVVEEKRGFIEDQLVRILYNMDASKRPSVVGKRDESGAPLLPSEGELTPTMVAAAVVARLRKLGHRSPLLEQRLAKLEAFDRPAEGTGTAKLQRTPYFCSGCPHNSSTKIPEGSRAMAGIGCHGMALSVPNRNTQTISHMGAEGVSWIGQAPFTSEQHVFQNLGDGTYTHSGLLALRAAAAAGVNITYKILYNDAVAMTGGQPAEGGFTVAQIAHQVAAEGTKRLAIVSDDPDKYPANYFPSGATIHHRRELDAVQRTLREIEGLTVLIYDQTCAAEKRRRRKRGLFPDPAKRVFINERVCEGCGDCSVASNCVSVQPLETELGRKRRIDQSNCNKDFSCIEGFCPSFVMVQDPKLRKADRTAADPKALFADLPAPPAAALSSPYNILITGIGGTGVITIGALLGMAAHVEGLACSTLDFTGLSQKNGAVMSHVRLAPTSDMLTTVRVAPGNANLILGCDLVVATSVPALSRAERGVTRAVVNADLLPTASFVIDPDIDFEASSMRDALNGAVRPDDLDILDATGLATALMGDSIATNAFMLGFAFQRGAIPLSLEAILKAIELNGAAIEMNKTAFSWGRLAAHDLPRVVSAARFKNAGAAPAKKTLDEAIAFRAKFLTDYQDAAYAKRYLDDVARVRSAEAAAAPGSQDLTEAFAKGLFKLMAYKDEYEVARLYSDGEFSKALREQFEGNSGLKVLLAPPLLAQRDPVTGRLQKREFGPWIFKAFGLLAGLKGLRGTAFDIFGYTAERKMERALPVDYSAMILRHLDGKKSLDLPRLVALAKAADLVRGYGHIKEGNVARYRTECARLERAIGQPLAQAAE; encoded by the coding sequence ATGGCGTTGATGGAAGTTGGACTGGACGACAAGTACCGGTTGGATACGAAACGAATCTTCCTCTCCGGTACCCAGGCTCTGGTCCGATTGCCGATGTTGCAGCGCGAACGCGACCGCGCGCACGGGCTGAATACCGCAGGTTTCATCTCCGGTTATCGCGGTTCGCCGCTCGGCATGTACGACCACGCGCTGTGGCGCGCCAAATCGTTCCTTAAAGAGCACGACATCGCCTTCATTCCCGGCCTCAACGAGGACCTGGCGGCGACCGCGGTGTGGGGCAGCCAGCAGGTCGGCATGTTCCCCGGTGCCAAGGTCGATGGCGTGTTCGGCATCTGGTATGGCAAGGGTCCCGGCGTCGACCGCTCGCTCGACGCGCTCAAGCACGCCAATTCGGCCGGCACCTCGCCGAATGGCGGCGTGATCGCGCTGGCCGGCGACGACCATGGCTGCCAGTCCTCCACTCTGGCGCATCAGAGCGAGCAGGTGTTCGCCTCGGCGCTGATGCCGGTGGTCAATCCGGCGACGCTGCAGGATTATCTCGACCTTGGCATTCTCGGCTTCGCGCTGTCGCGCTATTCCGGCTGCTGGGTCGGCTTCAAGGCGATCTCGGAGACGGTCGAAAGCTCGGCCTCGATCGTCAGCGATCCCGATCGCATCAAGATCATCATGCCCGACGATTTCGAGATGCCGCCGGGCGGGCTCTCGATCCGCTGGCCCGATCCGCCGCTGGAGGCCGAGCGCAGGCTGCACGGGCCCAAGATGGAGGCGGTCGCGGCCTTCGCCCGTGCCAACCGCTTCGATCGCATCGTGCTGGACTCCAAGCCGGCGCGGCTTGGCATCATGGCGACCGGTAAGGCCTATCTCGATCTGCGCCAGGCGCTCGCCGATCTCGGCATCACCGATGCCGAGGCGCAGGCGCTGGGCCTTCGCATCTACAAGGTGGCGCTGACCTGGCCGCTGGAGGCGCGCGGCGCGCGCGACTTCGCCGAGGGCTTGCAGGATGTGCTCGTCGTCGAGGAGAAGCGCGGCTTCATCGAGGACCAACTGGTCCGCATCCTCTATAACATGGACGCATCGAAGCGCCCCTCGGTGGTCGGCAAGCGCGACGAGAGCGGCGCGCCGCTGCTGCCGAGCGAGGGCGAGCTGACGCCGACCATGGTGGCGGCCGCCGTCGTCGCGCGGCTGCGCAAGCTCGGCCACCGCAGTCCGCTGCTGGAGCAGCGCCTGGCAAAACTCGAGGCGTTCGATCGCCCGGCCGAAGGCACCGGCACCGCGAAGCTGCAACGCACGCCGTATTTCTGCTCGGGCTGCCCGCACAACTCGTCGACCAAGATTCCGGAAGGCAGCCGCGCCATGGCCGGTATCGGCTGTCACGGCATGGCGCTGTCGGTACCGAACCGCAACACCCAGACCATCTCGCATATGGGCGCCGAGGGCGTGAGCTGGATCGGGCAGGCGCCGTTCACCAGCGAACAGCACGTGTTCCAGAATCTCGGCGACGGCACCTACACGCATTCCGGTCTCTTAGCTTTGCGCGCCGCTGCCGCAGCCGGCGTCAACATCACCTACAAGATCCTCTACAACGACGCGGTCGCAATGACCGGCGGCCAGCCGGCCGAAGGCGGCTTCACGGTCGCGCAGATCGCGCACCAGGTCGCGGCCGAGGGCACCAAGCGGCTGGCGATCGTCTCCGACGATCCCGACAAATATCCCGCCAATTACTTCCCGTCCGGCGCCACCATCCACCATCGCCGCGAGCTCGACGCCGTGCAGCGCACCTTGCGCGAGATCGAGGGCCTCACTGTCCTGATCTATGACCAGACCTGCGCTGCCGAGAAGCGCCGCCGCCGCAAGCGCGGGCTGTTTCCCGATCCGGCCAAGCGCGTCTTCATCAATGAGCGCGTCTGCGAAGGCTGCGGCGATTGTTCGGTGGCGTCGAACTGCGTCTCGGTGCAGCCGCTGGAGACCGAGCTCGGCCGCAAGCGTCGCATCGACCAGTCGAACTGCAACAAGGATTTTTCCTGCATCGAGGGCTTTTGCCCGAGCTTCGTGATGGTGCAGGATCCCAAGCTGCGCAAGGCCGACCGCACCGCCGCCGATCCCAAGGCGCTGTTCGCCGACCTGCCGGCGCCGCCTGCGGCCGCGTTGAGCAGCCCCTACAACATCCTGATCACCGGCATCGGCGGCACCGGCGTCATCACCATCGGCGCGCTGCTCGGCATGGCCGCGCATGTCGAGGGGCTCGCCTGCTCGACGCTCGACTTCACCGGCCTGTCGCAGAAGAACGGCGCGGTCATGAGCCATGTCCGACTTGCGCCCACGTCCGACATGCTGACCACGGTCCGCGTCGCGCCCGGCAATGCCAATCTGATCCTCGGCTGCGACCTCGTCGTCGCCACCAGCGTGCCGGCGCTGAGCCGCGCCGAGCGCGGTGTCACCCGCGCCGTCGTCAACGCCGATTTGTTGCCGACCGCGAGCTTCGTGATCGATCCCGATATCGACTTTGAAGCCAGCTCGATGCGCGACGCGCTGAACGGCGCGGTGAGACCGGATGATCTCGACATCCTCGATGCCACCGGGCTTGCCACCGCGCTGATGGGCGACAGCATCGCCACCAACGCCTTCATGCTCGGCTTCGCGTTCCAGCGCGGCGCGATCCCGCTGTCGCTCGAGGCCATCCTGAAGGCGATCGAGCTCAACGGCGCCGCGATCGAGATGAACAAGACCGCGTTCTCGTGGGGCCGGCTCGCCGCGCACGATCTGCCGCGCGTGGTCAGCGCCGCACGCTTCAAGAATGCTGGCGCGGCACCGGCGAAGAAGACGCTCGATGAGGCGATCGCGTTCCGCGCCAAGTTCCTCACCGACTATCAGGACGCGGCCTACGCCAAGCGCTATCTCGATGACGTCGCGCGCGTCCGCTCCGCTGAAGCCGCGGCAGCGCCGGGCTCGCAGGACCTGACCGAGGCCTTTGCAAAGGGCCTGTTCAAGCTGATGGCCTACAAGGACGAATACGAAGTCGCGCGGCTCTATTCCGACGGCGAGTTCAGCAAGGCCTTGAGAGAGCAGTTCGAGGGCAATTCCGGCTTGAAGGTCCTGCTGGCGCCGCCGCTGCTGGCACAGCGCGATCCCGTCACCGGGCGTTTGCAGAAGCGCGAATTCGGGCCGTGGATCTTCAAGGCGTTCGGCCTGCTGGCGGGTCTGAAGGGCCTGCGCGGCACCGCGTTCGACATCTTCGGCTACACCGCCGAGCGCAAGATGGAGCGCGCGCTGCCGGTGGATTACTCCGCGATGATCCTGCGTCACCTCGACGGCAAGAAGTCGCTCGATCTGCCGCGACTGGTGGCGCTGGCGAAGGCAGCCGACCTCGTGCGCGGCTACGGCCACATCAAGGAAGGCAACGTCGCCCGCTACCGCACCGAATGTGCGCGGCTGGAGCGCGCGATCGGCCAGCCGCTGGCACAGGCCGCCGAGTAG